The Lycium barbarum isolate Lr01 chromosome 9, ASM1917538v2, whole genome shotgun sequence genome has a segment encoding these proteins:
- the LOC132608780 gene encoding dof zinc finger protein DOF1.8-like, with the protein MDTSQWPQDIVVKPMEEIVPQITNTITTRKIRPHQQQKDQALKNCPRCNSANTKFCYYNNYSLSQPRFFCKTCRRYWTDGGSLRNVPVGGVSRKSKNPSSKNSSSSSNIMKNNIISPTKVQDPPKGVQDLNLDFSSDFKIISELIQVPNHSFMPMPNISDPNSSIYSSLNLFSTLDHGLIGSSTSGYECNNVQDLQESTTTTTSGRILFPLEDLKQVSNTCTTDEQNRDQPTGESSTGYWNAILGGNGDLGN; encoded by the exons ATGGATACTTCTCAATGGCCACAG GATATAGTGGTGAAACCCATGGAAGAAATTGTACCACAAATAACAAATACAATCACTACAAGGAAAATTAGGCCTCATCAACAACAAAAAGACCAAGCTTTGAAGAACTGTCCAAGGTGCAATTCAGCAAACACAAAGTTTTGTTACTACAACAACTATAGTCTTTCTCAACCAAGATTTTTTTGCAAGACTTGTAGAAGATATTGGACTGATGGTGGATCTCTTAGAAACGTTCCTGTTGGTGGGGTTTCAAGGAAATCCAAAAATCCTTCATCAAaaaattcttcttcttcatcaaatATTATGAAAAATAATATTATTTCTCCTACTAAAGTACAAGATCCTCCTAAAGGGGTTCAAGATCTCAACTTGGATTTTTCATCTGATTTCAAGATTATATCTGAGCTTATCCAAGTACCAAATCATTCATTTATGCCAATGCCCAATATTTCTGATCCAAATTCATCAATTTACTCATCACTAAACTTGTTCTCTACTTTGGATCATGGCCTAATTGGAAGTAGTACTAGTGGCTATGAATGTAATAATGTTCAAGATTTGCAAGAGAGTACTACGACTACAACAAGTGGAAGGATTTTGTTTCCTCTTGAAGATCTAAAGCAAGTTTCAAACACATGTACTACTGATGAGCAAAATAGAGATCAGCCTACTGGAGAATCATCAACTGGATATTGGAATGCAATTTTAGGAGGAAATGGAGATCTTGGTAATTAA
- the LOC132609954 gene encoding plant UBX domain-containing protein 10-like codes for MGDVADKVAYFQSITGLDDSDLCTEILSAHNWDLELAISNFTSNTTSSSSRSTNPEEVETTGLVVGGGVPLPRGLAWRIVTLPFSIISGSLGLISGAVGFGMWAAGGVLSYGLGMIGLNSGRNGESSTRLVSVSAAVSEAMDFVACFERDFGSTRPNFVAEGFMDALQRSRNEYKLLFVYLHSPDHPDTPVFCERTLCNEVLVAFINENFVSWGGSIRASEGFKMSNSLKASRFPFCAAVMAATNQRIALLQQAEGPKSPEELLTVLQRVIEESAPVLVTARVEAEERRNNIRLREEQDAAYRAALEADQARERQRIEEQERLEREAAEAERKRKEEEEAQERAAHEAAESEAALAKMRQEKLLSLGPEPEKGPDVTQVLVRFPTGERKERRFHCTTTLQSLYDYVDSQGCLEVDNYKLVSNFPRTVYGSEKLSLSLKDAGLHPQASLFIEST; via the exons ATGGGAGATGTAGCTGATAAAGTAGCATATTTTCAATCAATCACTGGTCTCGATGATTCCGATTTATGTACAGAGATTCTCTCCGCACATAATTGGGATCTCGAATTAGCCATCTCTAATTTCACATCCAATACTACTAGTAGCAGTTCTAGGAGCACGAATCCCGAGGAAGTAGAAACAACTGGACttgttgttggtggtggagtACCGCTGCCACGTGGACTTGCTTGGAGGATTGTTACGTTGCCCTTTTCTATTATTTCCGGTAGTCTAGGCTTAATTTCAG GTGCGGTTGGATTTGGAATGTGGGCGGCTGGTGGTGTTCTATCGTATGGGTTAGGCATGATTGGGCTAAATTCGGGACGTAATGGTGAGTCGTCGACACGATTGGTGTCAGTATCCGCAGCGGTATCAGAGGCTATGGATTTTGTTGCGTGTTTTGAGAGGGATTTTGGTAGTACAAGGCCAAATTTTGTTGCTGAAGGTTTTATGGACGCATTGCAGAGGTCTAGGAATGAGTATAAGCTACTGTTTGTTTATTTGCATTCGCCTGATCATCCGGATACCCCTGTGTTTTGTGAGAGGACTCTTTGTAATGAGGTTTTGGTGGCGTTTATTAATGAGAATTTTGTTTCTTGGGGTGGGAGTATTAGAGCTAGTGAGGGTTTTAAGATGAGTAATAGCTTGAAGGCGTCAAGGTTTCCCTTTTGTGCTGCTGTAATGGCTGCAACGAACCAGAGGATTGCTCTGCTACAGCAG GCGGAAGGGCCAAAATCTCCGGAAGAATTGCTTACAGTACTGCAAAGAGTGATAGAGGAAAGTGCCCCTGTGCTTGTCACGGCCAGGGTTGAGGCAGAAGAAAGAAGAAACAACATACGTTTGAGGGAGGAGCAAGATGCTGCTTATCGTGCTGCACTAGAAGCTGATCAA GCTAGAGAGCGCCAGCGGATAGAGGAGCAAGAGCGTCTGGAGAGGGAAGCTGCTGAAGCTGAAAGGAAAaggaaggaggaagaagaggCCCAGGAAAGAGCAGCACACGAAGCTGCTGAAAGTGAAGCTGCATTAGCTAAAATGCGGCAGGAGAAACTATTGTCATTGGGCCCTGAACCTGAGAAGGGTCCTGATGTTACCCAA GTTTTGGTACGGTTTCCTACTGGAGAGCGCAAGGAGAGGAGGTTTCATTGTACTACTACATTACAGTCGCTGTACGACTATGTTGATTCTCAGGGATGCCTAGAGGTTGACAATTACAAGCTGGTATCCAACTTCCCTCGAACAGTATATGGCTCAGAGAAGCTTTCTTTGTCCCTTAAAGATGCAGGACTACATCCTCAGGCCAGCCTTTTTATCGAGTCGACCTAA
- the LOC132609956 gene encoding protein yippee-like At4g27745 yields the protein MAEVIGPRLYSCCNCKNEVALHDDIISKAFQGRNGRAFLFSHAMNIELGPKEDRHLMTGLHTVADVHCCDCREVLGWKYERAYEEMQKYKEGKFVLEKSKIVKENW from the exons ATGGCTGAGGTGATTGGCCCTAGATTGTATAGTTGCTGCAATTGTAAGAACGAAGTTGCACTTCACGATGACATCATTTCAAAGGCCTTTCAG GGAAGAAATGGTCGGGCATTTTTGTTCTCTCATGCAATGAACATAGAGTTGGGTCCAAAAGAGGATAGGCACCTCATGACCGGTCTCCATACAGTCGCTGATGTCCATTGTTGCGACTGTCGTGAGGTTCTTGGATGGAAATATGAACGAGCTTATGAAGAGATGCAAAAGTACAAGGAAGGGAAATTCGTACTTGAAAAGTCAAAAATCGTCAAGGAAAACTGGTAG
- the LOC132609955 gene encoding uncharacterized protein LOC132609955, whose protein sequence is MATLSFSSPPSSSSSSSLPTLRKSPILPSNSPFYPSLPQFPKHLSLKTLTPKFTISAVTTAAAGETSQTLKTRLKNGETLYGIFLLSFSPTLAEIAGLSGYDFAVIDMEHGHGGISDALPCLHALAATCTPAVIRIPESSATWAKKALDLGPQGIMFPMIDGPKSARKAVSYCRFPPNGIRGSAHTVVRASGYGINEGYLSNYADDLLIMCQVECADGVKKIEEIAGVDGVDCIQMGPLDLSASLGYLWDPGNKKVREMMNVAEKGVLKRVPGDGGAYLSGFAMPFDGPEKLKSRGYHMVSGAVDIGMFRNAAVEDVKKFKMSLVDGVDGDDDEKDRKDGEEYWSE, encoded by the exons ATGGCcactctctctttctcttctcccccttcttcttcttcttcctcctcacTCCCAACTCTCAGAAAATCCCCAATTCTCCCCTCTAATTCCCCATTTTACCCTTCACTCCCCCAATTCCCCAAACACTTATCCCTCAAAACCCTAACCCCCAAATTCACCATCTCCGCCGTCACCACCGCCGCCGCCGGAGAAACCTCACAAACCCTAAAAACCCGCTTAAAAAACGGCGAAACGCTGTACGGAATATTCCTCTTAAGCTTCTCACCAACCCTAGCGGAAATCGCCGGACTTTCAGGCTACGATTTCGCGGTAATCGACATGGAACACGGCCACGGTGGAATCTCCGATGCGCTACCGTGTCTACACGCATTAGCCGCCACGTGTACACCAGCTGTAATCCGTATCCCTGAATCATCTGCCACGTGGGCTAAAAAAGCACTAGATCTCGGCCCGCAAGGGATCATGTTTCCCATGATCGACGGGCCTAAATCGGCCCGAAAAGCAGTTTCTTATTGCCGTTTCCCTCCTAATGGGATACGTGGATCCGCTCACACTGTTGTTCGGGCTTCGGGCTATGGAATTAATGAAGGGTATTTAAGTAATTACGCTGATGACCTCCTAATTATGTGTCAG GTTGAGTGTGCAGATGGTGTTAAGAAGATTGAAGAAATAGCGGGAGTTGATGGTGTTGATTGTATTCAAATGGGACCGTTAGATTTGAGTGCGAGTTTAGGGTATTTATGGGATCCAGGGAATAAGAAAGTTAGGGAAATGATGAATGTAGCTGAAAAAGGGGTGTTGAAACGGGTTCCGGGTGATGGTGGGGCTTATTTGAGTGGATTTGCAATGCCGTTTGATGGGCCTGAGAAGTTGAAATCAAGAGGGTATCATATGGTTAGTGGAGCTGTGGACATTGGGATGTTCAGAAATGCGGCTGTGGAGGATGTAAAGAAGTTTAAGATGAGTTTGGTTGATGGAgttgatggtgatgatgatgaaaaGGATCGTAAAGATGGTGAAGAGTACTGGAGTGAATAA
- the LOC132609957 gene encoding serine/threonine-protein kinase BLUS1-like isoform X3 has translation MSLIGHPNLIKAFCSFVVDHYLWVVMPFMAEGSCLHLMQIAYPDGFEEAVIGSILKETLKALEYLHQHGHIHRDVKAGNILLDTTGVVKLADFGVSACMFDSGDRQRSRNTFTGTPCWMAPEVLQPGTEYDFKADIWSFGITALELAHGHAPFSKYPPMKVLLMTINSAPPGLDYDRDKKFSKSFREMVAMCLVKDQTKRPTAERLLKHTFFKKVKPPELAVKKLFADLPSLWSRVKTLQLKDAAHLALKKMPSSEQEAISQSEYQRGVSAWNFDLEDLKFQASMVQDDDELPEIREEDESMKSYMNYKENSLSGLNAGKPSLKQDTVSSEQGSVGEVTLAELDPDYQEEGGLKKYSSKTELPPLTSDKDAVQAKSRYQTAKACRSQSGPLMPGVELSHSASERAGNFESRSKIENQQAERAHQVRRAPIFSGPLMLPNKASANSKSAPINSSGGLKDSSDDKSTANLVQIKGRFSVTSENVDLVKGSQLRKAASVGDWILESKQLPPSRIPKELGLDNIPASVLMPHLQNLFQLTSIQQDLIVNLLSSLQLSEAGDASQHGKSSPQCIAENNGSVDAVVSERERMLLVKISELQARMSSLTDELTAEKLKYMQLQQRLNGMSNQGEDWDRRESES, from the exons ATGAGTTTAATCGGCCATCCAAATTTAATAAAAGCATTTTGTTCATTCGTTGTTGATCACTACCTTTGGGTGGTGATGCCCTTCATGGCTGAGGGTTCTTGTCTGCACCTCATGCAAATAGCATATCCGGATGGATTTGAAGAAGCTGTAATTGGTTCTATCTTGAAAGAAACTCTTAAGGCTTTGGAATATCTCCACCAACATGGGCACATTCATCGAGATGTTAAG GCTGGGAATATATTGCTGGACACTACTGGGGTAGTAAAGCTCGCCGACTTTGGTGTTTCTGCATGCATGTTTGACAGTGGTGATAGGCAGCGTTCTAGGAATACATTTACTGGAACTCCATGCTG GATGGCACCGGAAGTTTTGCAGCCTGGAACTGAATATGATTTCAA GGCTGACATTTGGTCATTTGGAATAACTGCCTTAGAGTTGGCTCATGGTCATGCACCATTTTCAAAGTACCCTCCAATGAAG GTTCTATTGATGACCATAAATAGTGCTCCTCCTGGACTTGATTATGACCGTGATAAGAAATTCTCAAAG TCATTCAGGGAAATGGTTGCCATGTGCTTGGTGAAAGATCAAACTAAAAGGCCAACTGCTGAAAGATTGTTGAAACACACTTTTTTCAAAAAAGTTAAGCCTCCAGAGCTTGCTGTAAAGAAACTGTTTGCCGACTTACCATCACTGTGGAGTCGAGTAAAAACCCTCCAG CTTAAAGATGCTGCACATCTAGCCTTGAAGAAAATGCCTTCATCCGAGCAGGAAGCAATATcacag AGTGAATACCAACGAGGTGTTAGTGCCTGGAACTTTGATCTGGAGGATTTAAAGTTTCAAGCTTCAATG GTGCAAGATGATGACGAACTACCGGAGATTAGGGAAGAAGATGAAAGCATGAAATCTTATATGAACTATAAG GAGAATTCACTTTCTGGACTAAATGCTGGAAAACCATCCTTAAAACAAGATACCGTTTCCAG TGAACAAGGAAGTGTTGGTGAAGTGACATTAGCTGAACTGGATCCCGACTATCAGGAGGAAGGTGGACTGAAAAAGTATTCATCAAAAACAGAACTGCCACCCCTTACCTCAGACAAAGACGCAGTGCAGGCCAAGAGTAGATATCAAACAGCAAAAGCTTGTCGAAGTCAGAGTGGACCACTTATGCCAGGTGTTGAGCTAAGTCATTCGGCATCAGAAAGAGCTGGCAACTTTGAAAG CAGAAGTAAGATTGAAAACCAACAAGCGGAAAGAGCTCATCAAGTACGAAGAGCGCCCATCTTTAGTGGCCCTTTAATGCTTCCAAACAAAGCTTCAGCAAATAGTAAATCGGCTCCAATTAACTCATCTGGGG GACTCAAAGATTCTTCGGATGACAAGTCAACAGCCAACTTGGTTCAAATAAAAGGGAGGTTTTCTGTGACATCAGAAAATGTAGATCTTGTAAAG GGGTCACAATTGAGGAAGGCTGCTAGTGTAGGAGACTGGATATTGGAATCTAAACAGCTG CCTCCCAGTCGAATACCAAAGGAGCTTGGCCTTGATAATATTCCTGCCTCAGTTCTGATGCCTCACCTTCAAAATCTTTTTCAACTGACATCAATCCAACAG GATCTAATTGTGAATCTGTTGAGTAGCTTGCAACTATCGGAGGCAGGAGATG CTTCGCAACATGGGAAGTCATCTCCACAGTGTATTGCAGAGAATAATGGAAGT GTCGATGCAGTTGTTTCTGAGAGGGAGCGCATGTTGCTAGTCAAAATATCTGAGCTTCAAGCTAG GATGAGTAGCTTGACAGATGAATTAACAGCTGAAAAACTAAAATACATGCAG TTGCAACAGCGGCTAAATGGCATGTCAAATCAAGGGGAAGATTGGGACAGGAGAGAGTCGGAATCTTGA
- the LOC132609957 gene encoding serine/threonine-protein kinase BLUS1-like isoform X2 has product MGGGQKSNYSLNPKDYKLLEEVGYGASATVYRTIHSPSNEVVAVKCLDLDRCNSNLDDIRREAQTMSLIGHPNLIKAFCSFVVDHYLWVVMPFMAEGSCLHLMQIAYPDGFEEAVIGSILKETLKALEYLHQHGHIHRDVKAGNILLDTTGVVKLADFGVSACMFDSGDRQRSRNTFTGTPCWMAPEVLQPGTEYDFKADIWSFGITALELAHGHAPFSKYPPMKVLLMTINSAPPGLDYDRDKKFSKSFREMVAMCLVKDQTKRPTAERLLKHTFFKKVKPPELAVKKLFADLPSLWSRVKTLQLKDAAHLALKKMPSSEQEAISQSEYQRGVSAWNFDLEDLKFQASMVQDDDELPEIREEDESMKSYMNYKENSLSGLNAGKPSLKQDTVSSEQGSVGEVTLAELDPDYQEEGGLKKYSSKTELPPLTSDKDAVQAKSRYQTAKACRSQSGPLMPGVELSHSASERAGNFERSKIENQQAERAHQVRRAPIFSGPLMLPNKASANSKSAPINSSGGLKDSSDDKSTANLVQIKGRFSVTSENVDLVKGSQLRKAASVGDWILESKQLPPSRIPKELGLDNIPASVLMPHLQNLFQLTSIQQDLIVNLLSSLQLSEAGDASQHGKSSPQCIAENNGSVDAVVSERERMLLVKISELQARMSSLTDELTAEKLKYMQLQQRLNGMSNQGEDWDRRESES; this is encoded by the exons ATGGGAGGAGGACAGAAAAGTAATTACTCATTGAATCCTAAGGATTACAAGCTTCTAGAAGAAGTTGGATATGGTGCAAGTGCAACTGTGTATAGAACTATTCATTCACCTTCTAATGAAGTTGTAGCTGTTAAATGCTTGGATCTTGATCGCTGTAATAGCAATCTG GATGATATTCGCAGGGAAGCTCAAACAATGAGTTTAATCGGCCATCCAAATTTAATAAAAGCATTTTGTTCATTCGTTGTTGATCACTACCTTTGGGTGGTGATGCCCTTCATGGCTGAGGGTTCTTGTCTGCACCTCATGCAAATAGCATATCCGGATGGATTTGAAGAAGCTGTAATTGGTTCTATCTTGAAAGAAACTCTTAAGGCTTTGGAATATCTCCACCAACATGGGCACATTCATCGAGATGTTAAG GCTGGGAATATATTGCTGGACACTACTGGGGTAGTAAAGCTCGCCGACTTTGGTGTTTCTGCATGCATGTTTGACAGTGGTGATAGGCAGCGTTCTAGGAATACATTTACTGGAACTCCATGCTG GATGGCACCGGAAGTTTTGCAGCCTGGAACTGAATATGATTTCAA GGCTGACATTTGGTCATTTGGAATAACTGCCTTAGAGTTGGCTCATGGTCATGCACCATTTTCAAAGTACCCTCCAATGAAG GTTCTATTGATGACCATAAATAGTGCTCCTCCTGGACTTGATTATGACCGTGATAAGAAATTCTCAAAG TCATTCAGGGAAATGGTTGCCATGTGCTTGGTGAAAGATCAAACTAAAAGGCCAACTGCTGAAAGATTGTTGAAACACACTTTTTTCAAAAAAGTTAAGCCTCCAGAGCTTGCTGTAAAGAAACTGTTTGCCGACTTACCATCACTGTGGAGTCGAGTAAAAACCCTCCAG CTTAAAGATGCTGCACATCTAGCCTTGAAGAAAATGCCTTCATCCGAGCAGGAAGCAATATcacag AGTGAATACCAACGAGGTGTTAGTGCCTGGAACTTTGATCTGGAGGATTTAAAGTTTCAAGCTTCAATG GTGCAAGATGATGACGAACTACCGGAGATTAGGGAAGAAGATGAAAGCATGAAATCTTATATGAACTATAAG GAGAATTCACTTTCTGGACTAAATGCTGGAAAACCATCCTTAAAACAAGATACCGTTTCCAG TGAACAAGGAAGTGTTGGTGAAGTGACATTAGCTGAACTGGATCCCGACTATCAGGAGGAAGGTGGACTGAAAAAGTATTCATCAAAAACAGAACTGCCACCCCTTACCTCAGACAAAGACGCAGTGCAGGCCAAGAGTAGATATCAAACAGCAAAAGCTTGTCGAAGTCAGAGTGGACCACTTATGCCAGGTGTTGAGCTAAGTCATTCGGCATCAGAAAGAGCTGGCAACTTTGAAAG AAGTAAGATTGAAAACCAACAAGCGGAAAGAGCTCATCAAGTACGAAGAGCGCCCATCTTTAGTGGCCCTTTAATGCTTCCAAACAAAGCTTCAGCAAATAGTAAATCGGCTCCAATTAACTCATCTGGGG GACTCAAAGATTCTTCGGATGACAAGTCAACAGCCAACTTGGTTCAAATAAAAGGGAGGTTTTCTGTGACATCAGAAAATGTAGATCTTGTAAAG GGGTCACAATTGAGGAAGGCTGCTAGTGTAGGAGACTGGATATTGGAATCTAAACAGCTG CCTCCCAGTCGAATACCAAAGGAGCTTGGCCTTGATAATATTCCTGCCTCAGTTCTGATGCCTCACCTTCAAAATCTTTTTCAACTGACATCAATCCAACAG GATCTAATTGTGAATCTGTTGAGTAGCTTGCAACTATCGGAGGCAGGAGATG CTTCGCAACATGGGAAGTCATCTCCACAGTGTATTGCAGAGAATAATGGAAGT GTCGATGCAGTTGTTTCTGAGAGGGAGCGCATGTTGCTAGTCAAAATATCTGAGCTTCAAGCTAG GATGAGTAGCTTGACAGATGAATTAACAGCTGAAAAACTAAAATACATGCAG TTGCAACAGCGGCTAAATGGCATGTCAAATCAAGGGGAAGATTGGGACAGGAGAGAGTCGGAATCTTGA
- the LOC132609957 gene encoding serine/threonine-protein kinase BLUS1-like isoform X1: protein MGGGQKSNYSLNPKDYKLLEEVGYGASATVYRTIHSPSNEVVAVKCLDLDRCNSNLDDIRREAQTMSLIGHPNLIKAFCSFVVDHYLWVVMPFMAEGSCLHLMQIAYPDGFEEAVIGSILKETLKALEYLHQHGHIHRDVKAGNILLDTTGVVKLADFGVSACMFDSGDRQRSRNTFTGTPCWMAPEVLQPGTEYDFKADIWSFGITALELAHGHAPFSKYPPMKVLLMTINSAPPGLDYDRDKKFSKSFREMVAMCLVKDQTKRPTAERLLKHTFFKKVKPPELAVKKLFADLPSLWSRVKTLQLKDAAHLALKKMPSSEQEAISQSEYQRGVSAWNFDLEDLKFQASMVQDDDELPEIREEDESMKSYMNYKENSLSGLNAGKPSLKQDTVSSEQGSVGEVTLAELDPDYQEEGGLKKYSSKTELPPLTSDKDAVQAKSRYQTAKACRSQSGPLMPGVELSHSASERAGNFESRSKIENQQAERAHQVRRAPIFSGPLMLPNKASANSKSAPINSSGGLKDSSDDKSTANLVQIKGRFSVTSENVDLVKGSQLRKAASVGDWILESKQLPPSRIPKELGLDNIPASVLMPHLQNLFQLTSIQQDLIVNLLSSLQLSEAGDASQHGKSSPQCIAENNGSVDAVVSERERMLLVKISELQARMSSLTDELTAEKLKYMQLQQRLNGMSNQGEDWDRRESES, encoded by the exons ATGGGAGGAGGACAGAAAAGTAATTACTCATTGAATCCTAAGGATTACAAGCTTCTAGAAGAAGTTGGATATGGTGCAAGTGCAACTGTGTATAGAACTATTCATTCACCTTCTAATGAAGTTGTAGCTGTTAAATGCTTGGATCTTGATCGCTGTAATAGCAATCTG GATGATATTCGCAGGGAAGCTCAAACAATGAGTTTAATCGGCCATCCAAATTTAATAAAAGCATTTTGTTCATTCGTTGTTGATCACTACCTTTGGGTGGTGATGCCCTTCATGGCTGAGGGTTCTTGTCTGCACCTCATGCAAATAGCATATCCGGATGGATTTGAAGAAGCTGTAATTGGTTCTATCTTGAAAGAAACTCTTAAGGCTTTGGAATATCTCCACCAACATGGGCACATTCATCGAGATGTTAAG GCTGGGAATATATTGCTGGACACTACTGGGGTAGTAAAGCTCGCCGACTTTGGTGTTTCTGCATGCATGTTTGACAGTGGTGATAGGCAGCGTTCTAGGAATACATTTACTGGAACTCCATGCTG GATGGCACCGGAAGTTTTGCAGCCTGGAACTGAATATGATTTCAA GGCTGACATTTGGTCATTTGGAATAACTGCCTTAGAGTTGGCTCATGGTCATGCACCATTTTCAAAGTACCCTCCAATGAAG GTTCTATTGATGACCATAAATAGTGCTCCTCCTGGACTTGATTATGACCGTGATAAGAAATTCTCAAAG TCATTCAGGGAAATGGTTGCCATGTGCTTGGTGAAAGATCAAACTAAAAGGCCAACTGCTGAAAGATTGTTGAAACACACTTTTTTCAAAAAAGTTAAGCCTCCAGAGCTTGCTGTAAAGAAACTGTTTGCCGACTTACCATCACTGTGGAGTCGAGTAAAAACCCTCCAG CTTAAAGATGCTGCACATCTAGCCTTGAAGAAAATGCCTTCATCCGAGCAGGAAGCAATATcacag AGTGAATACCAACGAGGTGTTAGTGCCTGGAACTTTGATCTGGAGGATTTAAAGTTTCAAGCTTCAATG GTGCAAGATGATGACGAACTACCGGAGATTAGGGAAGAAGATGAAAGCATGAAATCTTATATGAACTATAAG GAGAATTCACTTTCTGGACTAAATGCTGGAAAACCATCCTTAAAACAAGATACCGTTTCCAG TGAACAAGGAAGTGTTGGTGAAGTGACATTAGCTGAACTGGATCCCGACTATCAGGAGGAAGGTGGACTGAAAAAGTATTCATCAAAAACAGAACTGCCACCCCTTACCTCAGACAAAGACGCAGTGCAGGCCAAGAGTAGATATCAAACAGCAAAAGCTTGTCGAAGTCAGAGTGGACCACTTATGCCAGGTGTTGAGCTAAGTCATTCGGCATCAGAAAGAGCTGGCAACTTTGAAAG CAGAAGTAAGATTGAAAACCAACAAGCGGAAAGAGCTCATCAAGTACGAAGAGCGCCCATCTTTAGTGGCCCTTTAATGCTTCCAAACAAAGCTTCAGCAAATAGTAAATCGGCTCCAATTAACTCATCTGGGG GACTCAAAGATTCTTCGGATGACAAGTCAACAGCCAACTTGGTTCAAATAAAAGGGAGGTTTTCTGTGACATCAGAAAATGTAGATCTTGTAAAG GGGTCACAATTGAGGAAGGCTGCTAGTGTAGGAGACTGGATATTGGAATCTAAACAGCTG CCTCCCAGTCGAATACCAAAGGAGCTTGGCCTTGATAATATTCCTGCCTCAGTTCTGATGCCTCACCTTCAAAATCTTTTTCAACTGACATCAATCCAACAG GATCTAATTGTGAATCTGTTGAGTAGCTTGCAACTATCGGAGGCAGGAGATG CTTCGCAACATGGGAAGTCATCTCCACAGTGTATTGCAGAGAATAATGGAAGT GTCGATGCAGTTGTTTCTGAGAGGGAGCGCATGTTGCTAGTCAAAATATCTGAGCTTCAAGCTAG GATGAGTAGCTTGACAGATGAATTAACAGCTGAAAAACTAAAATACATGCAG TTGCAACAGCGGCTAAATGGCATGTCAAATCAAGGGGAAGATTGGGACAGGAGAGAGTCGGAATCTTGA